The DNA sequence TTCAAATTTGAAGAAGAGGCGCGCTCCATTGCCGGTTCGGTGTGGCGCGACCACATGCAAACCCAAGCCTGGGGCCCGGACCTGGGCAAGCTCGGCAAGCCGATCGTGGTCTATTGCCTGCACGGTCACAATGTCAGCCAGCTGGCGGTGGCGCGGTTGCGGGCCCAGGGTTTTGACGCGCGGCATCTTGAAGGCGGTATCGACGCCTACGAGGAACTTGGCGGGCTGGTGCTCAAACAGCGAGGGCCGGAGGTGCCGTTGCTGCTGCCGCAGCCGACACGGTGGATTAGCAGCGGAAGGCCCGGGATCGATGGCCTCGGCTTTGCATGGCTGGTGCGCCGGTTCATTGATCCATTGGCGGAGTTTCACTTTGTCGAAGCCGAATGGGTGGCCGATATCGCCGCGGAGATGGGCGCGATTGCCTTTGATGTCGAGGGTGCTGATTACGGCTGTCACGGTGCGAATTGTGAGCGTGGCAGTGTCGATGCCTTGCTCGAGTCGTTTGCGATCACAGACCCGGCCTTGCAATATCTGGCCCGCATCATCAGCGGTGCGGAGAGCTCCCAATTGGAGCTTGAGCCGCAATCGGCCGGGCTTTTGGCGATTTTGGCTGGATTGTCATCCTTGCAAGATGATGATCTGGCAATGCTCGAACAAGCCATGCTGATATATGACGCGCTGTTTGCCTGGTGCCGTCATGTCAGCCATCAGAGCCACAGCCCGGCTTCGGAAAGAGTTGCCTCATGAGTTTCATATCTTCTCCCTCGTGGACCGAGATGTTTCGCGTCTTTGGCCGCATCGGACTGTTGTCCTTCGGCGGTCCGGCCGGGCAGATCGCGCTGATGCACCGCGAACTGGTCGAGGAACGCAACTGGCTGGATGAGCCACGGTTTCTGCATGCGCTGAATTTCTGCATGCTGTTGCCGGGACCTGAGGCCATGCAACTGGCGACCTATTCGGGCTGGTTGCTGCGCGGGGTTCGCGGCGGATTGCTGGCGGGGCTGTTGTTCATTCTGCCCGGTTTCGCTGTGATCATGGCGCTGTCGGCTGTCTATTTTCACTATGGTGACCTGCCGGTGGTGGCTGGTGTTCTGTTCGGGCTCAAGGCGGCGGTGCTGGCCATTGTCGTCGAAGCGCTGCTCAGAGTGTCGAAACGGGCGCTCAAGACCCGGTTTGCCTGGGTGCTGGCGGTTTTCGCCTTCGTTGCCATTGCATTCCTCAAACTGCCGTTCCCGCTGATTGTTCTGGGGGCGGGCGTCATTGGCATCCTCGCGTCAATCATGGGCCGTACAAAGCAAGATGGCATGGCGGCTGAAGACAATGGGGACCGGGCGGTGAAGCTGCCGGGCCTCACCGGGCCGACCTTGCGGACACTTGCAGTCTGGGGAGCGATCTGGCTCGCGCCGCTGGCCTTGCTGCTGATTTTGCCCGGCGTGCCCGAGACCTTTGCCGCGATGGCGCTGTTTTTCTCCAATGCGGCCATTGTCACCTTCGGCGGCGCCTATGCGGTGCTTGCCTATGTCGGTCAGCAAGCGGTCGAGGTGCATGGCTGGCTGGTGCCGGGGGACATGCTGGCCGGGCTGGGACTGGCGGAAACCACACCGGGGCCGCTGATTTTGGTGCTGGTGTTTGTCGGGTTTCTCGGCGGGGCGCGGGAGGCCGGTCTGGATCCAATGACCGGCGGGCTGCTCGGTGGATCGCTGGCGCTGTTTTTCACCTTCGCGCCGTGCTTTCTGTGGATCTTCGCAGGTGCGCCGCATATCGAGCGGTTGCGCTCGGTCAGATGGCTGTCAGCCGGATTGTCGGCGATCACAGCGGCCGTGGTCGGGGTGATCTCAAATCTGGCGGTCTGGTTTGCGCTGCACGTGCTGTTCGGGAATGTGGGGGAGGTGGAGTTCGGACCGCTTGTGCTGCCGGTGCCCGATCTTTCCAGCCTGAACGCCGCCGCTCTCGCCATCG is a window from the Hoeflea sp. IMCC20628 genome containing:
- a CDS encoding chromate resistance protein ChrB domain-containing protein, with translation MSILSGTSNWPTVVAATRCFKFEEEARSIAGSVWRDHMQTQAWGPDLGKLGKPIVVYCLHGHNVSQLAVARLRAQGFDARHLEGGIDAYEELGGLVLKQRGPEVPLLLPQPTRWISSGRPGIDGLGFAWLVRRFIDPLAEFHFVEAEWVADIAAEMGAIAFDVEGADYGCHGANCERGSVDALLESFAITDPALQYLARIISGAESSQLELEPQSAGLLAILAGLSSLQDDDLAMLEQAMLIYDALFAWCRHVSHQSHSPASERVAS
- the chrA gene encoding chromate efflux transporter; translation: MSFISSPSWTEMFRVFGRIGLLSFGGPAGQIALMHRELVEERNWLDEPRFLHALNFCMLLPGPEAMQLATYSGWLLRGVRGGLLAGLLFILPGFAVIMALSAVYFHYGDLPVVAGVLFGLKAAVLAIVVEALLRVSKRALKTRFAWVLAVFAFVAIAFLKLPFPLIVLGAGVIGILASIMGRTKQDGMAAEDNGDRAVKLPGLTGPTLRTLAVWGAIWLAPLALLLILPGVPETFAAMALFFSNAAIVTFGGAYAVLAYVGQQAVEVHGWLVPGDMLAGLGLAETTPGPLILVLVFVGFLGGAREAGLDPMTGGLLGGSLALFFTFAPCFLWIFAGAPHIERLRSVRWLSAGLSAITAAVVGVISNLAVWFALHVLFGNVGEVEFGPLVLPVPDLSSLNAAALAIALGAGVALLRFHLNLFLVLGAATLAGIAVILIA